GGCAGCGTCTACGTCGAGGAACGCACCGTCGATGTGCATATCCGCCGCCTGCGCAAAACCCTCGAACCGTTCCATAGCGATGGCCTGGTGCAGACCGTGCGCGGCGCCGGTTATCGTTTTTCCACCAGTCTTTGAGCGCAGACACGGACAAGGCCGTGGCGCATCATTGCTGCATGCCGAAAACGTTCTGCTGCCATAGCGCCATGCCATTGCTCGAAGTGACGATTTGTCATGGCACTTAGTCGCGCGTGGCAATTCAGTTTGTGGCGCTTGCTCGGCCTGATTGCGGCGGCGGTCGCACTCGGCTGGTGGCTGAATGCGCTGGCCTCATGTCTGCTGATGTTGTTCGCGGGTTATCTCGCTGTGACGTTATGGAAACTGCACGGGCTGGAAACCTCGCTACGTCTGCAACATCGTATCCCGCCAGCGGAAGGCTGGGGCATCTGGGGCGAATTGCATGACCTGCTATCGCGCCGCCAGCGCTCGGAGTTCCTGCGCAAGCGTCGCCTGATCGGCTTGTTGCGTGCATTTCGCGATGCCGCCACGGCGCTGCCCGATGCCACCGTCGTGCTCGACAATGCGCAGCGCATTCTCTGGTTCAACGAAGCCTCCACGCGTTTGCTCGGACTCAAATACCCGCAGGATATCGGCGGGTATTTCAGCAACCTGGTGCGTGCGCCGCGAGTCGCCGAATGGCTCGCCGACGGCACGGCTATCGATCCACTGGCCGACGTGCCCTCGCCGCCCAACGATGCGATTCGCCTGAGCCTGCGCATGATTCCGTACGGCAGCGAGCAATCGCTGCTGGTCGCGCGCGACATCAGCAACGTGATGCGACTGGAGCAAGTGCGCCGCGATTTTGTCGCCAACGTTTCGCACGAATTGCGCACACCGCTGACCGTCGTGCATGGTTATCTGGATATGCTCGAGCCCGAGCAAATGCCCGAGTG
The sequence above is drawn from the Pseudolysobacter antarcticus genome and encodes:
- the phoR gene encoding phosphate regulon sensor histidine kinase PhoR, giving the protein MALSRAWQFSLWRLLGLIAAAVALGWWLNALASCLLMLFAGYLAVTLWKLHGLETSLRLQHRIPPAEGWGIWGELHDLLSRRQRSEFLRKRRLIGLLRAFRDAATALPDATVVLDNAQRILWFNEASTRLLGLKYPQDIGGYFSNLVRAPRVAEWLADGTAIDPLADVPSPPNDAIRLSLRMIPYGSEQSLLVARDISNVMRLEQVRRDFVANVSHELRTPLTVVHGYLDMLEPEQMPEWDSILRELRTQSRRMTQIVEDLLTLSRLEAQESLPEERVVMHSLLLTLKREAEGLSQGKHCITLDIGSEHDLKGSAKELHSAFSNLITNAVRYTPTGGRIAIRWSDEEHGGRFAVSDTGQGIPPHHIPRITERFYRVSTSRSRETGGTGLGLSIVKHVLNLHHARLEIQSEVGVGSTFMCMFDREHLLAPQSLTEEA